A DNA window from Chitinibacter fontanus contains the following coding sequences:
- a CDS encoding NAD(P)(+) transhydrogenase (Re/Si-specific) subunit beta, whose product MASLTALLYLVAAVLFILSLRGLSSPKTALRGNLYGMVGMAIAVATTFFVANKPVVWLIVGAMAAGAIVGAYKARTVAMTAMPELVAAMHSLVGLSAVLIAVAAVFHTGVSHTGAQQIELFIGAFIGAITFTASVIAYGKLSGKFGARAVNFGGQHLLNLVLALAMVGLGFTYYATGSQAAFLMMLAIALVLGVLLIIPIGGADMPVVVSMLNSYSGWAAAGIGFTLDNPVLIIAGACVGASGAILSYIMCKAMNRSIVSVLLGGFGAEVAAGGASDGSKKNYRSGSADDAAFLMENAEKVIIIPGYGLAVSRAQHALQELTDLLTERGVDVRYAIHPVAGRMPGHMNVLLAEAEVPYERVVEMEEINSEFSSADVVLVIGANDVVNPAAKNDPNSSIYGMPILDAYKARTVMVVKRSMSAGYAGLDNDLFYMDKTMMVFGDAKKVVEEMLQAVH is encoded by the coding sequence ATGGCTAGCCTCACAGCCCTGCTTTACCTCGTCGCCGCCGTACTGTTTATTCTGTCACTGCGTGGTCTGTCGTCCCCCAAAACCGCTTTGCGCGGCAATCTGTATGGCATGGTCGGGATGGCGATTGCCGTTGCGACCACTTTTTTTGTTGCCAATAAACCCGTCGTCTGGCTGATCGTCGGCGCGATGGCTGCCGGCGCGATTGTGGGCGCTTACAAGGCGCGCACTGTCGCGATGACGGCTATGCCGGAATTGGTCGCCGCGATGCACTCGTTGGTTGGCTTGTCGGCGGTGTTGATTGCAGTTGCGGCCGTATTCCACACCGGTGTATCGCACACTGGCGCACAACAAATTGAGCTGTTTATCGGTGCATTCATCGGTGCAATTACCTTTACCGCTTCGGTGATTGCCTACGGCAAGCTATCGGGTAAATTTGGTGCGCGGGCGGTCAATTTTGGCGGCCAGCATTTGCTCAATCTGGTTTTAGCCTTGGCGATGGTTGGATTGGGATTCACGTATTACGCCACCGGCAGCCAAGCTGCTTTCCTCATGATGCTGGCGATTGCCTTGGTACTGGGCGTATTGTTGATTATCCCGATCGGTGGCGCCGATATGCCCGTGGTGGTGTCGATGCTGAACTCGTATTCAGGCTGGGCTGCGGCCGGGATCGGTTTTACGCTGGATAATCCAGTATTGATTATCGCCGGTGCCTGCGTGGGTGCTTCGGGTGCGATTCTGTCCTACATCATGTGTAAAGCGATGAACCGTTCAATCGTTTCAGTGCTGCTCGGTGGTTTCGGCGCTGAAGTCGCGGCCGGCGGCGCGAGCGATGGTAGCAAGAAAAACTATCGTTCCGGCTCGGCCGATGACGCGGCTTTCCTGATGGAAAACGCCGAAAAAGTCATCATCATCCCCGGCTATGGTTTGGCGGTATCGCGCGCGCAACATGCTTTGCAGGAGCTAACGGATTTGCTGACCGAGCGCGGTGTCGATGTACGGTATGCGATTCACCCCGTGGCGGGTCGCATGCCTGGCCATATGAACGTACTGCTGGCTGAAGCTGAAGTGCCGTACGAACGCGTCGTTGAGATGGAAGAAATCAATAGCGAGTTTTCCAGCGCCGATGTCGTGCTGGTGATTGGTGCGAATGACGTTGTGAACCCCGCGGCGAAGAACGACCCCAATAGCTCGATCTACGGCATGCCGATTTTGGATGCGTACAAAGCGCGCACCGTGATGGTGGTGAAACGCTCGATGAGTGCGGGCT
- a CDS encoding proton-translocating transhydrogenase family protein, with translation MSSLSIAASAVAQLPVSEHVSSDPFIASLTIFVLAIFVGYHVVWNVTPALHTPLMAVTNAISGIIVVGAMLQVVDINAQQITLTSVLGALAIFLASINIFGGFLVTQRMLDMFKAKKGGK, from the coding sequence ATGTCGAGTTTATCTATCGCCGCTTCAGCGGTTGCCCAGCTCCCCGTTAGTGAACATGTGTCGAGCGATCCCTTTATTGCCAGCCTGACGATTTTTGTATTGGCGATTTTTGTGGGTTACCACGTGGTGTGGAATGTCACGCCAGCGCTGCACACGCCGCTGATGGCGGTCACCAACGCCATTTCCGGCATTATCGTCGTTGGCGCGATGTTGCAAGTCGTTGATATCAATGCGCAACAAATTACGCTGACCAGCGTACTGGGTGCGCTAGCGATTTTCCTTGCCAGTATCAATATTTTCGGCGGCTTTTTAGTCACCCAGCGCATGCTCGATATGTTTAAAGCCAAAAAAGGAGGCAAATAA
- a CDS encoding Re/Si-specific NAD(P)(+) transhydrogenase subunit alpha produces MQIVIPKEIQPGETRVAASPDTVKKLCQQGHQVLVEHNAGLAATWSDALYIEAGAQIAADTTQLYSHEALILKINQPNTQEIDLYKPKSALVAQMNIHRFESLPALAAKAIDTYALELIPRITRGQSMDILSSQANIAGYRAVLLATQYFPRFMPMFMTAAGSVKPARVLILGAGVAGLQAIATAKRLGAIVEVFDVRPATREQVESLGAKFIEVELNDEERAAFEHTGGYAKEMSDDYKARQSALIAQQAASADIIITTALIPGKPAPVLITPETVAAMKAGSVIIDLAVAAGGNCPLSRSDEVVKSANSVTIVGHANVPVLVATDASSMFARNVLTFLGLLLNKEGQYAPQLEDEIIKATLVTHAGSIYFGSAAAPKAAPASPVAQPVAEPVPAPAAAITETV; encoded by the coding sequence ATGCAGATCGTGATCCCGAAAGAGATACAGCCGGGGGAAACCCGGGTTGCCGCGTCACCCGATACGGTAAAAAAATTATGTCAGCAAGGCCATCAGGTATTGGTTGAACACAATGCTGGCCTCGCCGCCACGTGGTCAGATGCGCTGTATATCGAGGCAGGAGCACAAATTGCAGCTGATACTACCCAGCTGTATAGCCATGAAGCCCTTATTCTAAAAATAAACCAGCCCAATACCCAAGAAATCGACTTGTATAAACCCAAGTCAGCGCTGGTTGCGCAGATGAATATTCATCGCTTTGAATCGTTACCCGCCTTGGCTGCGAAAGCAATTGACACTTACGCACTAGAACTCATCCCACGTATTACTCGCGGCCAAAGCATGGATATTTTATCCAGTCAGGCCAATATTGCGGGCTACCGCGCGGTGCTACTCGCTACACAGTATTTCCCACGCTTTATGCCAATGTTTATGACCGCAGCCGGCTCGGTAAAACCTGCACGCGTATTGATTTTGGGCGCGGGTGTTGCGGGCTTGCAGGCAATTGCAACGGCCAAACGCCTTGGCGCAATTGTCGAAGTGTTTGACGTACGCCCCGCTACGCGCGAGCAGGTTGAATCACTGGGTGCGAAATTTATCGAAGTTGAGCTAAACGATGAAGAACGCGCCGCGTTCGAACACACCGGCGGCTACGCCAAAGAAATGTCGGATGACTACAAAGCCCGCCAAAGTGCGTTGATTGCACAGCAGGCCGCCAGTGCCGACATCATCATCACCACCGCACTGATTCCGGGCAAACCAGCTCCCGTGTTAATCACGCCAGAAACCGTCGCCGCCATGAAAGCAGGCTCCGTAATCATCGACCTAGCCGTGGCCGCAGGCGGCAATTGCCCACTCTCGCGTAGCGATGAAGTAGTGAAATCTGCCAACAGCGTCACCATCGTCGGCCACGCCAACGTACCGGTCTTGGTTGCCACCGATGCTTCGAGCATGTTTGCCCGCAATGTACTGACTTTCTTAGGCTTGCTGCTCAATAAGGAAGGTCAATACGCGCCGCAACTGGAAGATGAAATCATCAAAGCTACGCTCGTGACTCACGCTGGCAGCATCTACTTTGGCAGCGCGGCGGCCCCCAAAGCTGCACCAGCCAGCCCAGTCGCACAACCGGTTGCTGAACCAGTCCCAGCACCCGCTGCTGCCATTACTGAAACCGTTTAA
- a CDS encoding DUF2325 domain-containing protein, translating into MNAYLVGADVLGNIPQVLAQHGISVQKHVSGRNVAHQRKPPSLNGADLLILFTDFLSHNVMKAYRELANEENVRFVACRRSVCALSQSLEKLNEVRDCTECPKRKKCR; encoded by the coding sequence ATGAATGCGTATTTGGTTGGGGCAGATGTATTAGGCAATATTCCGCAAGTGCTGGCTCAGCATGGGATATCGGTACAAAAACACGTGAGTGGACGCAATGTGGCCCATCAGCGTAAACCGCCTAGTCTTAATGGTGCTGATTTGTTGATCTTGTTTACCGATTTTTTGAGCCACAACGTGATGAAGGCTTATCGGGAATTGGCTAATGAAGAAAATGTCCGCTTTGTCGCATGTCGCCGCTCGGTCTGTGCCTTGAGCCAAAGCTTAGAAAAGCTCAATGAAGTGCGCGATTGTACTGAATGCCCTAAACGGAAAAAGTGTCGATGA